In Chitinophagales bacterium, a genomic segment contains:
- a CDS encoding glycosyltransferase family 39 protein: MYSKKLIPAIFFSAALLIGIISYKTYGIPYDEPVQRDLGLATWAYIQGENDSLLHLINKFHDAAYEVFLTVPEKIFHLQTGAAIYHSRHFINYLIFWIGSIFFFLLAKKIFINHWLSLLPVGMLYLTPRIFAHAFYNSKDIPLMVFFIISIYCMVIFLDHPSFKNVFLFALASGFLLGLRVVGIIVPAFAVIFFLWNLIFRNNELRNLKYLLWYFLLFVIFSYAFYPVLWKEPITNAMDAFTIMSHYPFDTRMLFMGKMISPLEVPWYYIPVWMGITIPLFWQVVFIAGISLIVFNGIKSVAFLNHHWKIILLVAWLFIPWLMVVLLHSTIYDEWRHLFFIYPAFLLIAVFGIREIWMFPSGKHPLIFLSIKVSFFFLLIWQIMDVASFMIRNHPHEYVYFNALAGNNVGTNYELDYWGLSYREALEYLVQHDKSREIKACWQNAPGYYNLSWLSPAERSRIHELPYDSCKYFLTNYRLHPDQYAHPGWYTVKVNNLNILTVEKLH, from the coding sequence TTGTATTCTAAAAAGTTAATCCCCGCCATATTCTTTTCTGCTGCATTACTTATTGGTATCATATCATACAAAACATATGGAATACCCTATGATGAGCCCGTTCAGCGGGATCTGGGTCTGGCAACATGGGCTTATATACAGGGTGAAAATGATTCGCTGTTACACCTCATAAATAAATTCCACGATGCTGCTTACGAAGTTTTTTTAACAGTTCCTGAAAAAATATTTCACCTGCAAACAGGGGCTGCTATTTACCATTCGCGGCACTTCATAAATTACCTTATTTTCTGGATTGGCTCTATCTTTTTTTTCCTGCTGGCAAAAAAAATATTTATCAATCACTGGCTTAGCTTATTGCCTGTGGGCATGCTCTATTTAACGCCAAGGATCTTCGCACATGCTTTTTATAATTCAAAAGATATTCCGCTGATGGTCTTTTTTATTATCAGCATCTATTGTATGGTAATATTTTTGGATCATCCCTCTTTTAAAAATGTTTTTCTGTTTGCGCTTGCTTCCGGATTTTTATTGGGTCTAAGAGTAGTTGGAATCATTGTGCCTGCATTTGCTGTAATTTTTTTTTTATGGAATTTAATCTTTAGGAATAATGAATTGCGGAATTTAAAATACCTGCTTTGGTATTTTTTGTTATTCGTAATTTTTTCCTATGCCTTTTATCCGGTGCTATGGAAAGAACCGATTACAAATGCAATGGATGCTTTTACAATAATGAGCCATTATCCTTTTGACACCCGCATGCTTTTTATGGGTAAGATGATTTCTCCTCTGGAAGTGCCATGGTATTATATTCCGGTGTGGATGGGAATTACTATTCCATTGTTTTGGCAGGTGGTTTTTATAGCAGGAATTAGTTTAATAGTTTTTAATGGTATTAAGTCGGTCGCATTTCTAAACCATCATTGGAAAATTATTCTTTTAGTTGCCTGGCTTTTCATCCCCTGGCTGATGGTGGTTTTATTGCATTCCACCATTTATGATGAGTGGCGTCATCTCTTTTTCATTTACCCGGCGTTTTTACTTATCGCTGTTTTCGGCATTCGCGAAATATGGATGTTTCCATCTGGTAAACATCCTTTGATCTTTCTAAGTATTAAAGTTTCTTTCTTTTTTCTCTTGATTTGGCAAATCATGGATGTGGCTTCTTTCATGATTAGAAATCATCCGCATGAATATGTATACTTCAACGCACTTGCAGGAAATAATGTTGGAACAAATTACGAGCTTGATTACTGGGGACTTTCTTACCGTGAAGCATTAGAGTATTTAGTACAGCACGATAAAAGCCGCGAAATAAAAGCATGCTGGCAAAATGCTCCCGGATATTATAACTTAAGCTGGCTGTCACCCGCAGAGCGAAGCCGTATTCAT